A single Streptomyces sannanensis DNA region contains:
- a CDS encoding DNA repair helicase XPB — MNGPLIVQSDKTLLLEVDHEQADECRRAIAPFAELERAPEHIHTYRVTPLGLWNARAAGHDAEQVVDALVQYSRYPVPHALLVDVAETMDRYGRLTLTKHPAHGLVLTTTDRPVLEEILRSKKIIPLVGARLDPDTVVVHPSERGQIKQVLLKLGWPAEDLAGYVDGEAHPIELAEDGWSLRAYQKQAVEGFWHGGSGVVVLPCGAGKTLVGAGAMAQAKATTLILVTNTVSARQWKHELVKRTSLTEDEIGEYSGTRKEIRPVTIATYQVLTTKRKGIYPHLELFDSRDWGLIVYDEVHLLPAPVFKFTADLQARRRLGLTATLVREDGRESDVFSLIGPKRFDAPWKEIEAQGYIAPADCVEVRVNLTDSERLAYATAEAEEKYRFCATTATKRKVTEALVAKHKGEQTLVIGQYIDQLDELGEHLDAPVIKGETSNAQREKLFDAFREGEISVLVVSKVANFSIDLPEATVAIQVSGTFGSRQEEAQRLGRVLRPKADGHEARFYSVVARDTIDQDFAAHRQRFLAEQGYAYRIVDADDLLSGDAA; from the coding sequence GTGAATGGACCCCTCATCGTGCAGAGCGACAAAACGCTTCTGCTCGAGGTCGACCACGAGCAGGCCGACGAGTGCCGTCGGGCCATCGCGCCCTTCGCCGAGCTGGAGCGGGCGCCGGAGCACATCCACACCTACCGGGTGACCCCGCTGGGGCTGTGGAACGCGCGCGCGGCCGGGCATGACGCCGAGCAGGTCGTGGACGCGCTGGTGCAGTACAGCCGCTACCCCGTGCCGCACGCGCTGCTCGTCGACGTCGCCGAGACGATGGACCGGTACGGCCGGCTGACCCTCACCAAGCACCCGGCGCACGGGCTGGTGCTGACGACGACCGACCGCCCCGTCCTGGAGGAGATCCTCCGCTCGAAGAAGATCATTCCGCTGGTCGGGGCGCGCCTCGACCCGGACACGGTCGTCGTGCACCCGTCCGAGCGCGGGCAGATCAAGCAGGTGCTGCTGAAGCTCGGCTGGCCGGCCGAGGATCTCGCCGGTTACGTCGACGGTGAGGCGCACCCGATCGAGCTGGCCGAGGACGGCTGGTCCCTGCGGGCCTACCAGAAGCAGGCCGTCGAGGGCTTCTGGCACGGCGGCTCCGGCGTCGTCGTGCTGCCGTGCGGCGCCGGCAAGACGCTGGTCGGCGCGGGGGCGATGGCGCAGGCCAAGGCGACGACGCTGATCCTGGTCACGAACACCGTGTCGGCGCGGCAGTGGAAGCACGAGCTGGTGAAGCGGACCTCGCTGACCGAGGACGAGATCGGCGAGTACAGCGGTACGAGGAAGGAGATCCGGCCCGTCACGATCGCCACGTACCAGGTGCTGACGACGAAGCGGAAGGGGATCTACCCCCACCTGGAGCTGTTCGACTCCCGCGACTGGGGTCTGATCGTCTACGACGAGGTGCATCTGCTGCCGGCGCCGGTCTTCAAGTTCACGGCGGATCTCCAGGCGCGGCGCCGTCTGGGGCTGACGGCCACGCTGGTCCGCGAGGACGGCCGTGAGTCGGACGTCTTCTCCCTCATCGGGCCGAAGCGCTTCGACGCGCCGTGGAAGGAGATCGAGGCGCAGGGCTATATCGCGCCCGCCGACTGCGTCGAGGTCCGTGTCAATCTGACCGACTCGGAGCGGCTCGCGTACGCGACGGCCGAGGCGGAGGAGAAGTACCGCTTCTGTGCGACGACCGCGACCAAGCGGAAGGTCACGGAGGCGCTGGTCGCCAAGCACAAGGGCGAGCAGACCCTGGTCATCGGCCAGTACATCGACCAGTTGGACGAGCTGGGCGAGCATCTGGACGCGCCGGTCATCAAGGGCGAGACGTCCAACGCGCAGCGCGAGAAGCTCTTCGACGCGTTCCGGGAGGGCGAGATCAGCGTTCTCGTCGTGTCGAAGGTCGCGAACTTCTCGATCGACCTGCCGGAGGCGACGGTCGCCATCCAGGTCTCGGGCACCTTCGGCTCCCGCCAGGAGGAGGCGCAGCGTCTCGGCCGGGTCCTCCGCCCGAAGGCGGACGGCCACGAGGCCCGCTTCTACTCGGTGGTCGCGCGCGACACGATCGACCAGGACTTCGCCGCGCACCGCCAGCGCTTCCTGGCCGAGCAGGGTTACGCGTACCGGATCGTCGACGCGGACGACCTGCTGTCGGGCGACGCGGCGTGA
- a CDS encoding helicase C-terminal domain-containing protein: protein MGSSEPQREAYVHGTTDGTAAKAPRTLAEALRGRDEATLAALLRARPDLLSPVPNDLTQLATRAGTRASVVRAVERLDRFALQTAQALAVAPEPTPYTALRTLLTGDDGDPEVEAALPRALGVLRAQALVWGDDERLRLVRTARELLAPSPAHPTPTGLGPTVAEAAAGMSPGRVQEILAALGLPATHDPVSAVAAVTSLFTDRERMAALLADAPAEAVAVLDRLVWGPPYGEVSADPPAHVRWLRDRGLLLPASPRTVVLPREAALHLRAGRAHRVPEPVPPAVTAAASHTPRIVDATAAGQALTALSTVEELLAEWNEGGPAVLRAGGLGVRDLKRTAALLDVPEPVVAFWLELAYAAGLVASDSEADERYAPTPAYDDWLDLPAAERWSRLATAWLTATRTAGLVGGQDSKGRTLSALGPELDRSAAPEVRRRVLAFLAALPEGSAPDRDTLLTRLAWERPPRGTTTSAAPARPAHEDLRSRLARWTLDEAELLGLTGRGALSAHGRALLDSLTPATAADAGSLPHRTPTDAELAAAGRRAAQVLAPLVPEPVDHILLQADLTAVAPGPLQQPLAGVLAVLADVESKGGATVYRFTPASVRRALDAGQAAADLHAFLAAHSRTPVPQPLSYLIDDVARRHGHLRIGAASAYVRCDDDAVLGEILADKRSAGLRLRRLAPTVLAAQADPATLLDGLRAMGFAPAAESTEGDVLITRANAHRTSPRTAPVPVPEGPPVPDDTLLGAAVKAILAGDLAATVPRKEAPTRAHEGELPRTSPAETLATVQAAALTGSAVWIGYVNADGAASQRVIAPVRVEGGFVTGYDHTADEVRTFALHRITGVAELADDAV from the coding sequence ATGGGGAGCAGTGAGCCGCAGCGGGAGGCGTACGTGCACGGGACGACCGACGGGACCGCCGCAAAGGCACCGCGCACCCTCGCGGAGGCGTTGCGCGGCCGGGACGAGGCGACGCTCGCCGCGCTGCTGCGCGCCCGGCCCGATCTGCTGAGCCCGGTCCCGAACGACCTCACCCAGCTCGCCACCCGGGCCGGCACCCGCGCCTCCGTCGTACGGGCCGTGGAGCGGCTCGACCGGTTCGCGCTGCAGACGGCGCAGGCGCTGGCGGTGGCCCCGGAGCCGACGCCGTACACCGCCCTGCGCACGCTCCTCACCGGTGACGACGGCGACCCCGAGGTCGAGGCGGCGCTGCCCCGGGCACTCGGCGTGCTCCGTGCGCAGGCTCTCGTGTGGGGCGACGACGAGCGGCTCCGGCTCGTACGCACCGCCCGTGAACTCCTCGCCCCCTCCCCCGCTCACCCCACCCCCACCGGACTCGGGCCGACCGTCGCGGAGGCGGCGGCCGGGATGTCGCCGGGCCGCGTCCAGGAGATCCTGGCTGCCCTCGGGCTGCCCGCCACGCACGACCCGGTCTCCGCGGTCGCGGCGGTGACCTCGCTGTTCACCGACCGCGAGCGCATGGCGGCGCTGCTGGCCGACGCCCCGGCGGAGGCGGTGGCCGTACTGGACCGGCTGGTCTGGGGCCCGCCGTACGGGGAGGTGTCGGCGGACCCGCCCGCGCATGTGCGGTGGCTGCGCGACCGGGGCCTGCTGCTGCCCGCGAGCCCCCGCACGGTCGTCCTGCCACGCGAGGCCGCCCTGCATCTGCGCGCCGGGCGGGCCCACCGGGTGCCGGAGCCGGTGCCCCCCGCCGTCACGGCGGCCGCGTCGCACACCCCGCGGATCGTGGACGCCACGGCGGCCGGGCAGGCGCTCACGGCACTGTCCACCGTGGAGGAGCTGCTCGCGGAGTGGAACGAGGGCGGACCGGCGGTCCTCCGGGCCGGCGGCCTCGGCGTCCGCGACCTGAAGCGCACCGCGGCCCTGCTCGACGTCCCCGAACCCGTGGTCGCTTTCTGGCTGGAACTCGCCTATGCGGCGGGGCTGGTGGCCTCCGACAGCGAGGCCGACGAGCGGTACGCCCCCACCCCGGCGTACGACGACTGGCTCGACCTCCCGGCTGCCGAACGCTGGTCGCGCCTCGCCACGGCCTGGCTCACCGCCACCCGCACCGCGGGCCTGGTCGGCGGCCAGGACTCCAAGGGCCGCACCCTGTCGGCCCTCGGCCCCGAGCTGGACCGCTCCGCCGCCCCCGAGGTCCGCCGCCGCGTCCTCGCCTTCCTCGCCGCCCTTCCGGAGGGCTCCGCCCCGGACCGCGACACGCTGCTGACCCGCCTCGCCTGGGAACGCCCTCCGCGCGGCACGACCACGTCCGCGGCCCCGGCGCGGCCCGCGCACGAGGACCTGCGCTCCCGGCTCGCCCGCTGGACCCTCGACGAGGCCGAACTGCTCGGCCTCACCGGCCGCGGCGCCCTGTCGGCCCATGGCCGGGCGCTCCTGGACTCCCTGACACCTGCCACGGCCGCCGACGCCGGTTCCCTTCCGCACCGCACCCCCACCGACGCCGAGCTCGCCGCCGCCGGGAGGCGGGCCGCGCAGGTGCTCGCGCCGCTCGTCCCCGAGCCCGTCGACCACATCCTCCTCCAGGCCGACCTCACCGCTGTCGCCCCCGGCCCGCTGCAGCAGCCGCTCGCCGGGGTGCTCGCCGTCCTCGCCGACGTCGAGTCGAAGGGCGGCGCGACCGTGTACCGCTTCACGCCCGCGTCGGTGCGCCGGGCCCTGGACGCCGGGCAGGCCGCCGCCGATCTGCACGCCTTCCTGGCCGCGCACAGCCGTACGCCCGTACCGCAGCCGCTCAGCTACCTCATCGACGACGTGGCCCGCCGCCACGGCCACCTCCGCATCGGCGCCGCCTCCGCGTACGTACGCTGCGACGACGACGCCGTGCTCGGCGAGATCCTCGCCGACAAGCGCTCCGCCGGTCTGCGCCTGCGGCGCCTCGCACCCACCGTCCTGGCCGCCCAGGCCGACCCGGCGACCCTGCTCGACGGGCTGCGCGCGATGGGCTTCGCGCCGGCCGCCGAGTCGACGGAGGGCGATGTGCTGATCACCCGCGCCAACGCCCACCGCACCTCGCCGCGCACCGCCCCGGTCCCCGTCCCGGAGGGCCCGCCCGTGCCCGACGACACCCTGCTGGGCGCGGCGGTGAAGGCGATCCTGGCCGGCGACCTGGCCGCCACGGTCCCCCGCAAGGAGGCGCCCACACGCGCGCACGAGGGCGAGCTGCCCCGTACCTCCCCCGCCGAGACCCTCGCCACGGTCCAGGCCGCGGCCCTCACGGGCTCCGCGGTCTGGATCGGCTACGTCAACGCGGACGGCGCGGCCAGCCAGCGCGTGATCGCCCCGGTCCGCGTCGAGGGCGGCTTCGTCACGGGCTACGACCACACGGCGGACGAGGTCCGCACGTTCGCACTGCACCGCATCACGGGCGTCGCGGAACTGGCCGACGACGCGGTGTGA
- a CDS encoding copper homeostasis protein CutC, with protein sequence MSNRTLLEVIALDARDAIAAQAGGADRLELVRDMAADGLTPSRETFAAIRAAVDIPLRVMLRAAAGFAAGDVEALVRTALALRAEGAEEFVLGFLDEAGNPDMAAVRALVSALPGCRWTFHRAIDHAADRDALRKELAGAPGLDAFLTAGSASGVDAGLPILLAEAAGAGEPRLLVGGGLRLDHVPALRTAGIDAFHIGGAARPGGWSASVAPEAVARWREALNA encoded by the coding sequence ATGAGCAACCGGACACTGCTGGAGGTGATCGCTCTCGATGCGCGGGACGCCATCGCGGCCCAGGCCGGCGGGGCGGACCGTCTGGAGCTGGTCAGGGACATGGCGGCAGACGGGCTGACCCCGTCCCGCGAGACCTTCGCCGCGATCCGGGCCGCCGTGGACATCCCGCTCCGCGTGATGCTCAGGGCTGCCGCCGGCTTCGCAGCGGGTGACGTGGAGGCGCTCGTACGGACCGCGCTGGCGCTACGGGCCGAGGGTGCGGAGGAGTTCGTGCTGGGCTTCCTCGACGAGGCCGGCAACCCCGACATGGCCGCGGTCCGCGCGCTGGTCTCCGCGCTCCCCGGGTGCCGCTGGACCTTCCACAGGGCCATCGACCACGCGGCGGACCGCGACGCCCTGCGCAAGGAGCTGGCCGGCGCGCCCGGCCTCGACGCATTCCTGACCGCGGGCTCGGCGTCCGGCGTGGACGCCGGCCTGCCGATCCTCCTGGCGGAGGCGGCGGGGGCCGGTGAACCCCGCCTCCTGGTCGGCGGCGGCCTCCGCCTGGACCATGTGCCCGCGCTGCGTACGGCGGGGATCGACGCGTTCCACATCGGGGGTGCGGCACGCCCCGGCGGCTGGTCGGCGTCGGTCGCCCCGGAGGCGGTGGCGCGGTGGCGCGAGGCGCTGAACGCGTGA
- a CDS encoding HelD family protein produces MPEIDADPLGRERAHLAASRAALRAMREDVEALDIKDVTANWVNALVLGSQIEERIKALADLSHTPLFFGRLDYLHAPGAELAEGAEGENFYIGRRHVHDADGDPMVIDWRAPVSQPFYRASRKDPMDIGRRRRFGYTGGELTAYEDEHLTDPSEAARTSKLLQAEIERPRVGPMRDIVATIQPEQDEIVRSGLSGTVCVQGGPGTGKTAVGLHRVAYLLYAHRERLARTGTLVIGPNRSFLHYIEQVLPALGELEVKQATVGDLVAHVEVKGEDDAAAAVVKGDARMAGVLRRAVRSHVTMPTEPVMVVRGSRRWRVPAYELDEIVRELLDRDIRYGAARDALPQRIAHAVLVRMEQAGEAPDDRVQDAVARNAAVKAAVKAIWPAVDPAKLVLRLLSDADFLAEHADGVLTADEQKAILWAKPARSVKSATWSPSDAVLIDEAADLVSRTHSLGHVVLDEAQDLSPMQYRAVGRRCSTGSATVLGDLAQGTTPWATRNWDEALAHLGKADAVVEELTAGFRVPREVIAYASRLLPSISPGLAPVSSVRENPGSLDVREATDLDVEVLAACVESLRHEGSTGLIAADARVPVLADALHAAGLPFLAPGEETTAESRLTLVPASLAKGLEYDYVVLDEPAAIVDGEPDERTGLRRLYVALTRAVSGLTVLHAAPLPEQLG; encoded by the coding sequence GTGCCCGAGATCGACGCCGACCCCCTTGGGCGCGAGCGCGCCCACCTCGCCGCCTCGCGCGCCGCGCTGCGCGCCATGCGCGAGGACGTGGAGGCGCTCGACATCAAGGACGTCACCGCGAACTGGGTGAACGCCCTCGTCCTCGGGTCCCAGATCGAGGAGCGCATCAAGGCGCTCGCGGACCTCTCCCACACCCCGCTGTTCTTCGGCCGCCTCGACTACCTCCACGCGCCCGGAGCGGAGTTGGCGGAAGGCGCCGAGGGGGAGAACTTCTACATCGGGCGGCGGCATGTCCACGACGCCGACGGCGATCCGATGGTCATCGACTGGCGTGCGCCGGTGTCACAGCCGTTCTACCGGGCGTCCCGGAAGGACCCGATGGACATCGGCCGGCGCCGCCGCTTCGGCTACACCGGCGGCGAGCTCACGGCGTACGAGGACGAGCACCTCACCGACCCTTCCGAGGCGGCACGGACCAGCAAGCTGCTCCAGGCGGAGATCGAGCGGCCGCGTGTCGGCCCGATGCGGGACATCGTGGCGACGATCCAGCCGGAGCAGGACGAGATCGTACGGTCCGGGCTGTCCGGCACGGTGTGCGTGCAGGGAGGCCCCGGCACCGGGAAGACGGCGGTGGGCCTGCACCGGGTGGCGTATCTGCTGTACGCGCACCGGGAGCGGCTGGCCCGTACCGGGACGCTGGTCATCGGACCGAACCGCTCCTTCCTCCACTACATCGAGCAAGTCCTTCCCGCACTGGGTGAGTTGGAGGTCAAGCAGGCGACCGTCGGCGATCTGGTCGCGCATGTGGAGGTGAAGGGGGAGGACGACGCCGCGGCCGCGGTCGTCAAGGGCGACGCCCGCATGGCCGGGGTACTGCGCCGCGCGGTGCGCTCGCACGTCACGATGCCGACGGAACCCGTCATGGTCGTGCGGGGCTCGCGGCGCTGGCGCGTACCGGCGTACGAACTCGATGAGATCGTCCGCGAGTTGCTCGACCGCGACATCCGTTACGGCGCCGCGCGGGACGCCCTGCCGCAGCGCATCGCGCACGCGGTGCTGGTGCGCATGGAGCAGGCGGGCGAGGCCCCGGACGACCGGGTGCAGGACGCGGTGGCCCGTAACGCGGCGGTGAAGGCCGCGGTGAAGGCGATCTGGCCCGCAGTGGACCCGGCGAAGCTGGTGCTGCGGCTGCTGTCGGACGCGGACTTCCTCGCCGAGCACGCGGACGGGGTACTGACCGCCGACGAGCAGAAGGCGATCCTCTGGGCGAAACCGGCCCGCAGCGTGAAGTCGGCGACGTGGTCGCCGTCGGACGCGGTGCTGATCGACGAGGCCGCGGACCTCGTCTCGCGTACGCACTCCCTCGGCCATGTGGTCCTCGACGAGGCGCAGGACCTCTCCCCCATGCAGTACCGAGCGGTGGGCCGCCGCTGCTCCACGGGCTCGGCGACCGTCCTGGGCGATCTCGCGCAGGGCACCACGCCCTGGGCGACCCGGAACTGGGACGAGGCGCTGGCACACCTGGGGAAGGCGGACGCGGTCGTCGAGGAACTGACGGCCGGCTTCCGTGTGCCACGCGAGGTCATCGCGTACGCGTCCCGGCTGCTGCCGTCGATCTCCCCGGGGCTCGCCCCCGTCTCCTCGGTACGTGAGAACCCGGGCTCGCTGGACGTCCGCGAGGCCACGGACCTCGACGTGGAGGTGCTCGCCGCGTGCGTCGAGTCACTGCGCCACGAGGGCTCGACCGGCCTGATCGCGGCGGACGCACGGGTGCCGGTGCTGGCGGACGCGTTGCACGCGGCGGGCCTGCCGTTCCTCGCCCCGGGCGAGGAGACGACCGCCGAGTCCCGCCTCACGCTGGTCCCGGCGTCGCTCGCGAAGGGTCTCGAGTACGACTACGTGGTCCTCGACGAACCCGCCGCGATCGTCGACGGCGAACCCGACGAACGGACGGGCCTGCGACGGCTGTACGTCGCCCTCACCCGCGCGGTCTCCGGCCTGACCGTGCTGCACGCGGCACCGCTGCCGGAGCAGCTCGGCTAA
- a CDS encoding NAD-dependent epimerase/dehydratase family protein codes for MRLLMLGGTEFVGRAVTEDALARGWDVTVFHRGTHTPPPGTTVLHGDRTAPDGLAALAHGEWDLVVDTWSGAPSAVRDTARLLAGRAGHYTYISSCSVYPYPHAPGYTEDDPVVDGSPDDGGDVDYPRAKRGGELAAVAAFGDRALLGRAGLILGPYENIGRLPWWLNRIARGGPVLAPGPRHLGLQYIDARDLARWVLDAAGRGLGGPYNLISPPGHTTMGELLEACVRVTGSDAELRWTDPETILAAGIRPWTDLPVWITPGEDHDTMHRTDTFKTHAAGLRCRPVTETVADTWEWLRNIGGTAPRRPDRPAPGLDPETEAKVLGGGADG; via the coding sequence ATGAGACTTCTGATGCTGGGCGGCACGGAGTTCGTCGGACGCGCCGTCACCGAGGACGCACTGGCCCGCGGCTGGGACGTCACCGTCTTCCACCGCGGAACGCACACCCCGCCCCCCGGCACCACCGTGCTGCACGGCGACCGCACCGCGCCCGACGGCCTGGCCGCCCTCGCCCACGGCGAGTGGGACCTCGTCGTCGACACCTGGAGCGGCGCGCCCTCCGCGGTGCGCGACACGGCACGGCTGCTGGCCGGCCGGGCGGGCCACTACACGTACATCTCCAGTTGCTCCGTCTACCCCTACCCGCACGCGCCCGGGTACACCGAGGACGACCCGGTGGTCGACGGCTCGCCCGACGACGGCGGCGACGTCGACTACCCCCGTGCCAAGCGCGGCGGGGAACTCGCCGCGGTGGCGGCCTTCGGCGACCGCGCGCTGCTGGGCCGCGCGGGGCTCATCCTCGGCCCGTACGAGAACATCGGCCGGCTCCCGTGGTGGCTGAACCGCATCGCCCGGGGCGGCCCGGTGCTGGCGCCGGGCCCGCGCCACCTGGGTCTGCAGTACATCGACGCCCGTGACCTGGCCCGCTGGGTCCTGGACGCGGCCGGACGCGGGCTCGGCGGCCCGTACAACCTGATCAGCCCGCCCGGGCACACGACCATGGGCGAGCTGCTGGAGGCCTGCGTCCGGGTCACCGGTTCCGACGCCGAACTGCGCTGGACCGACCCGGAGACGATCCTCGCCGCCGGCATCCGGCCGTGGACGGACCTGCCGGTGTGGATCACGCCGGGCGAGGACCACGACACGATGCACCGGACCGACACCTTCAAGACGCACGCCGCCGGGCTGCGTTGCCGGCCGGTCACGGAGACGGTGGCCGACACCTGGGAGTGGCTGCGGAACATCGGCGGCACCGCGCCGCGGCGGCCCGACCGCCCGGCGCCGGGCCTCGACCCGGAGACGGAGGCGAAGGTGCTGGGCGGGGGCGCCGACGGCTGA
- a CDS encoding heavy-metal-associated domain-containing protein: MSSSCCSPDHSCSTGTTTETAVALAESRTTAYRVSGMTCGHCKSAVTASVGALDGVLGVDVDVAAGLVTVTTDGEPDDKAVADAVDDAGYELTGRA, translated from the coding sequence ATGTCGTCGTCCTGCTGCTCCCCCGACCACAGCTGCTCCACCGGCACCACCACCGAGACCGCCGTGGCCCTCGCCGAGAGCCGCACCACGGCCTACCGCGTCTCCGGCATGACCTGCGGCCACTGCAAGAGCGCCGTCACCGCCTCCGTCGGCGCCCTGGACGGCGTCCTCGGCGTCGACGTCGACGTGGCGGCCGGCCTGGTCACCGTGACCACCGACGGCGAGCCCGACGACAAGGCGGTCGCCGACGCCGTCGACGACGCCGGATACGAACTCACCGGCCGGGCCTGA
- a CDS encoding heavy metal translocating P-type ATPase, with amino-acid sequence MTTTTPGAHLVELAIGGMTCASCAARIEKKLNRMDGVEATVNYATEKAKVTFREDVSVQDLIATVEATGYTAQEPAPPAARPDENGDAADEQDDELAPLRQRLITAVTLAVPVVAMAMVPALQFEYWQWLSLTLAAPVVTYAAWPFHRAAWTNARHGAATMDTLISVGTSAAFLWSLWALFFGTAGMPGMTHPFELTIARSDGAGNIYLEAAAGVTAFILAGRYFEARSKRKAGAALKALLELGAKEVTVLRDRREVLLPTADLQVGDRFLVRPGEKIATDGIVVEGSSAVDASMLTGESVPVEVGTGDAVTGATLNAGGRLVVEATRVGADTQLARMAKLVEDAQNGKAAAQRLADRISAVFVPVVIALAIGTLGFWLGSGEGLTAAFTAAVAVLIIACPCALGLATPTALMVGTGRGAQLGILIKGPEVLETTRKVDTIVLDKTGTVTTGRMALLAVHTAGGEDEKQVLRLAGALEHASEHPIARAVAAGAAAEAGPLPAPEDFANVPGLGVRGVVEGHAVLVGREKLLGMGVPPGPEPVGGPRGRAITLPPALERAKAQAEAAGRTAIAVAWDGEARAVLEVADAVKETSAEAILRLRALGLTPILLTGDNKAVAESVAREVGIDQVIAEVLPQDKVDVVKKLQAEGRTVAMVGDGVNDAAALAQADLGLAMGTGTDAAIEAGDLTLVRGDLRAAADAIRLSRKTLGTIKSNLFWAFAYNVAALPLAAAGLLNPMIAGAAMAFSSVFVVGNSLRLRGFQPADR; translated from the coding sequence ATGACCACCACGACCCCGGGTGCCCATCTGGTCGAGCTCGCCATCGGCGGCATGACCTGCGCCTCCTGCGCGGCCCGTATCGAGAAGAAGCTCAACCGCATGGACGGGGTCGAGGCCACCGTCAACTACGCCACGGAGAAGGCGAAGGTCACCTTCCGCGAGGACGTCTCCGTCCAGGATCTGATCGCCACCGTCGAGGCCACCGGCTACACCGCGCAGGAACCGGCGCCCCCGGCCGCCCGCCCGGACGAGAACGGCGACGCGGCCGACGAGCAGGACGACGAGCTCGCCCCGCTGCGGCAGCGTCTGATCACCGCCGTGACCCTGGCGGTGCCGGTCGTCGCCATGGCAATGGTTCCGGCGCTGCAGTTCGAGTACTGGCAGTGGCTGTCCCTCACCCTCGCCGCGCCGGTCGTCACCTACGCCGCCTGGCCGTTCCACCGCGCCGCCTGGACCAACGCCCGGCACGGCGCGGCCACCATGGACACCCTGATCTCGGTCGGCACGTCCGCCGCGTTCCTGTGGTCGCTGTGGGCGCTGTTCTTCGGCACGGCCGGCATGCCCGGCATGACCCACCCCTTCGAGCTGACCATCGCCCGCAGCGACGGCGCCGGGAACATCTACCTGGAGGCCGCCGCGGGTGTGACCGCCTTCATCCTGGCCGGGCGGTACTTCGAGGCCCGCTCCAAGCGGAAGGCGGGCGCCGCGCTCAAGGCGCTCCTCGAACTGGGCGCCAAGGAAGTGACCGTGCTCCGTGACCGCCGCGAGGTCCTGCTCCCCACCGCGGACCTGCAGGTCGGCGACCGTTTCCTGGTACGCCCCGGAGAGAAGATCGCCACCGACGGCATCGTGGTCGAGGGCTCCTCGGCCGTCGACGCGTCGATGCTCACCGGCGAATCCGTCCCCGTCGAGGTCGGAACCGGCGACGCGGTCACCGGAGCCACCCTCAACGCCGGCGGCCGGCTGGTCGTCGAGGCGACCCGGGTCGGCGCGGACACCCAACTGGCCCGGATGGCCAAGCTGGTGGAGGACGCCCAGAACGGCAAGGCGGCGGCCCAGCGCCTCGCCGACAGGATCTCCGCGGTCTTCGTCCCGGTCGTGATCGCGCTGGCGATCGGCACGCTCGGTTTCTGGCTCGGCAGCGGCGAGGGCCTGACCGCCGCGTTCACCGCCGCCGTCGCCGTGCTGATCATCGCCTGCCCGTGTGCGCTGGGCCTGGCCACTCCGACCGCGCTGATGGTCGGTACGGGCAGGGGTGCCCAGCTCGGCATCCTCATCAAGGGTCCCGAGGTGCTGGAGACGACCCGCAAGGTCGACACGATCGTCCTGGACAAGACCGGTACGGTCACCACCGGCCGGATGGCGCTGCTCGCCGTCCACACCGCGGGGGGCGAGGACGAGAAGCAGGTGCTGCGCCTCGCCGGCGCCCTGGAGCACGCCTCCGAGCACCCCATCGCCCGGGCCGTCGCCGCCGGCGCCGCGGCCGAGGCGGGCCCGCTGCCCGCGCCGGAGGACTTCGCCAACGTCCCCGGCCTCGGCGTGCGGGGCGTCGTCGAGGGCCACGCGGTGCTGGTCGGCCGCGAGAAGCTGCTCGGCATGGGGGTACCCCCCGGACCGGAGCCTGTCGGAGGTCCTCGGGGGAGGGCGATCACCCTTCCGCCCGCCCTGGAGCGGGCCAAGGCGCAGGCCGAGGCCGCCGGGCGTACCGCGATCGCGGTGGCCTGGGACGGCGAGGCGCGGGCCGTGCTGGAGGTCGCCGACGCCGTCAAGGAGACCAGCGCCGAGGCGATCCTCCGGCTGCGTGCCCTGGGCCTCACCCCGATCCTGCTGACCGGCGACAACAAGGCCGTCGCCGAGTCGGTCGCCCGCGAGGTGGGCATCGACCAGGTGATCGCCGAGGTGCTGCCGCAGGACAAGGTGGACGTCGTCAAGAAGCTCCAGGCCGAGGGCCGTACGGTCGCCATGGTCGGCGACGGCGTCAACGACGCCGCCGCGCTGGCCCAGGCCGACCTGGGGCTCGCGATGGGCACGGGCACGGACGCGGCGATCGAGGCCGGCGACCTGACGCTGGTACGGGGCGACCTGCGGGCCGCGGCCGACGCGATCCGGCTCTCCCGCAAGACGCTCGGCACCATCAAGTCCAACCTGTTCTGGGCCTTCGCCTACAACGTGGCCGCGCTGCCGCTCGCCGCGGCCGGCCTGCTCAACCCGATGATCGCGGGCGCGGCGATGGCCTTCTCCTCGGTCTTCGTCGTCGGCAACAGCCTCCGCCTGCGCGGCTTCCAGCCGGCGGACCGCTGA